Proteins encoded within one genomic window of Polaribacter sp. NJDZ03:
- a CDS encoding thioredoxin family protein, with amino-acid sequence MKKVILSFSICFLSATYIIAQEKPVEKQEVKIQESSSIKWEPSFNEALKKSKKENKPVLIYFTGSDWCGPCKVLDKNLFHSEKFKAIADKDLVLYEADSPRNIDLISAEMLEVNNDLKRKFKIRSFPTLVFVNHKGKMIGYKKGLILTDYYYPFIQSVIENY; translated from the coding sequence ATGAAAAAAGTCATTTTAAGTTTTTCTATTTGTTTTTTATCAGCTACATATATTATAGCACAAGAAAAGCCAGTAGAAAAGCAAGAAGTTAAGATACAAGAATCATCTTCTATAAAGTGGGAGCCTTCTTTTAATGAGGCTTTAAAGAAGTCTAAAAAAGAAAATAAGCCAGTACTTATTTATTTTACAGGATCAGATTGGTGTGGCCCCTGTAAGGTTTTAGATAAGAATCTTTTTCATTCAGAAAAATTTAAGGCTATAGCAGATAAAGATTTAGTTTTATATGAAGCAGATAGTCCTAGAAATATAGATTTAATTTCTGCGGAGATGTTAGAGGTAAATAATGATTTAAAAAGAAAATTTAAAATAAGATCATTTCCTACGTTAGTATTTGTAAATCATAAAGGAAAAATGATTGGTTATAAAAAAGGTTTAATTCTTACAGATTATTATTATCCTTTTATTCAGTCTGTTATAGAGAATTATTAA